A single window of Nocardioides kongjuensis DNA harbors:
- a CDS encoding FadR/GntR family transcriptional regulator: MTPSPDPAPELDPARPLGDLVLRPVRGHHAFESCVEQLATAIRLGVFAYGAALPPERELADRMGVARATLREAIAGLRAAGMVRTTRGRGGGTVVSYQPSAPGEPRADGGIAERREELLDSLVFRRVVEPGACHLAASRELSASERMLLTTALAEVDGASDPAEHRQADSRLHLAIAGVTGSPRTVAAVTDVQACLHDMLQAIPVLDVNIEHSSTQHRAIVTAILGGDPVRARRAMEQHCDDTAALLRGLLG; encoded by the coding sequence ATGACTCCTTCCCCGGACCCGGCGCCGGAGCTCGACCCGGCCCGTCCTCTCGGCGACCTCGTGCTGCGCCCCGTGCGGGGGCACCACGCCTTCGAGAGCTGTGTCGAGCAGCTCGCGACGGCCATCCGGCTCGGCGTGTTCGCGTACGGCGCAGCGCTGCCGCCCGAGCGTGAGCTCGCCGACCGGATGGGGGTCGCGCGAGCCACGCTGCGGGAGGCGATCGCCGGACTGCGGGCCGCGGGGATGGTCCGGACGACGCGGGGGCGGGGCGGCGGCACCGTGGTGTCGTACCAGCCGTCGGCCCCCGGGGAGCCGCGGGCCGACGGAGGGATCGCCGAGCGGCGCGAGGAGCTCCTCGACTCGCTCGTCTTCCGCCGGGTCGTGGAGCCGGGCGCCTGCCACCTCGCAGCCAGCCGGGAGCTGAGCGCGAGCGAGCGGATGTTGCTGACCACGGCGCTGGCCGAGGTCGACGGGGCCAGCGACCCCGCCGAGCACCGGCAGGCCGACTCCCGGCTGCATCTCGCGATCGCCGGCGTCACCGGCTCACCCAGAACCGTTGCGGCGGTCACCGACGTGCAGGCCTGCCTGCACGACATGCTCCAGGCCATCCCGGTCCTGGACGTCAACATCGAGCACTCCAGCACGCAGCACCGCGCGATCGTCACCGCGATCCTGGGCGGCGACCCCGTCCGGGCGCGCCGGGCGATGGAGCAGCACTGCGACGACACGGCCGCACTGCTGCGTGGCCTCCTCGGCTGA
- a CDS encoding amino acid permease — protein sequence MAVTNDPGADPHLDADAKRLAELGYKQDLKRSWSSFSNFAISFSIISILAGCFTNFGAGFNNGGPISISWSWPILSVFILIIGFTMSELVSSYPTSGGIYWWASKLGGPRAGFYTGWLNLVGLVAVTAGVAYGCATFIDLTISTWSEGYAADYSLTRVFLTFLVVLVFTAVVNIFSGHLMAIMNNISVWWHVFGAALIVVLLVVVPDEHQSIGYVFTERFNNSGFGDGSTSSLGFFLAIIPFGFLLTQYTITGFDASVHLSEETQGASQGAAQGLWKSIAYSAIGGYVLLLAVVFAIPSVNGAPDNAGVGAGGVAYVFVSSLGSTKAGLVLFISATAQVFCATACMTSASRMLYAFSRDGAVPGSRHWQQLTASRVPARAVLLVAAVSAIVTAPALIEVNLGTAEAPLIIPVAFYAVTSIAVIGLYLSFAIPIFLRWRHGEKFEVGPWNNGAKYKWMNPLAVAEIVIVSIYLMMPFVPGAVPFSDDFEWKFVNYAPIVTLGILLGITVWWQVSAKNWFKGPIRTVDEADPAGAL from the coding sequence ATGGCAGTGACGAACGACCCGGGTGCCGACCCGCACCTCGACGCGGACGCGAAGCGTCTGGCCGAGCTCGGCTACAAGCAGGACCTCAAGCGGAGCTGGTCGAGCTTCTCCAACTTCGCGATCTCCTTCTCGATCATCTCGATCCTGGCCGGCTGCTTCACCAACTTCGGTGCCGGCTTCAACAACGGCGGACCGATCTCGATCTCCTGGTCGTGGCCGATCCTGTCGGTGTTCATCTTGATCATCGGGTTCACGATGTCCGAGCTGGTGTCGTCGTACCCGACCTCCGGCGGCATCTACTGGTGGGCGTCCAAGCTGGGCGGGCCGCGGGCCGGCTTCTACACCGGCTGGCTCAACCTGGTCGGCCTGGTCGCGGTGACCGCCGGTGTCGCCTACGGCTGCGCCACCTTCATCGACCTGACGATCAGCACGTGGTCGGAGGGCTACGCGGCCGACTACTCGCTGACCCGCGTGTTCCTCACCTTCCTCGTGGTCCTGGTGTTCACGGCGGTCGTCAACATCTTCAGCGGCCACCTGATGGCGATCATGAACAACATCTCGGTCTGGTGGCACGTCTTCGGGGCCGCGCTGATCGTCGTCCTGCTGGTGGTCGTCCCGGACGAGCACCAGAGCATCGGCTACGTGTTCACCGAGCGCTTCAACAACTCCGGCTTCGGTGACGGCAGCACCTCGAGCCTCGGCTTCTTCCTCGCGATCATCCCGTTCGGCTTCCTGCTGACCCAGTACACGATCACCGGCTTCGATGCCTCGGTGCACCTCTCCGAGGAGACCCAGGGCGCCTCGCAAGGCGCCGCCCAGGGCCTGTGGAAGTCGATCGCGTACTCGGCCATCGGCGGCTACGTCCTGCTGCTCGCCGTGGTCTTCGCGATCCCGAGCGTCAACGGTGCGCCCGACAACGCCGGCGTCGGCGCCGGCGGTGTCGCCTACGTCTTCGTCAGCTCGCTGGGCAGCACCAAGGCCGGGCTCGTGCTCTTCATCTCGGCCACCGCCCAGGTCTTCTGCGCGACGGCGTGCATGACGTCGGCGTCGCGGATGCTCTACGCATTCAGTCGTGACGGTGCGGTGCCGGGCTCGCGGCACTGGCAGCAGCTCACGGCCAGCCGGGTGCCGGCGCGGGCCGTGCTGCTGGTGGCGGCGGTGAGCGCGATCGTGACCGCACCGGCGCTGATCGAGGTCAACCTCGGCACTGCGGAGGCTCCGCTGATCATCCCGGTCGCCTTCTACGCCGTCACCTCGATCGCGGTGATCGGCCTCTACCTGTCCTTCGCGATCCCGATCTTCCTGCGCTGGCGGCACGGCGAGAAGTTCGAGGTCGGACCGTGGAACAACGGTGCGAAGTACAAGTGGATGAACCCGCTCGCGGTCGCCGAGATCGTCATCGTCTCGATCTACCTGATGATGCCGTTCGTGCCGGGGGCGGTGCCGTTCAGCGACGACTTCGAGTGGAAGTTCGTCAACTACGCGCCGATCGTGACCCTCGGCATCCTGCTCGGGATCACCGTGTGGTGGCAGGTGTCGGCGAAGAACTGGTTCAAGGGACCGATCCGGACCGTGGACGAGGCGGACCCGGCCGGGGCCCTCTAG
- a CDS encoding 5'-nucleotidase C-terminal domain-containing protein: MPHLTSTARRRLGAAGTAVIAVLALGLPPTSAHAAPPGAQPAASPTAVGKLLAFNDFHGAIDPPVGSSGTVAGVPAGGVEYLAHEVKRLRAQAQLETKDVYTVAAGDLVGASPLVSAAFHDEPAIEEMNALGLDVTSVGNHEFDEGVDELLRLQKGGCHPTDGCQDGDGFAGADFPMLAANVVRKSNGKPILPAYKVRKVGGVPVGFVGMTLEGTPSIVNPNGITSVDFLDEVETANRYAAELRTQGVRSIVLLLHEGGQQTSTDVDRCDGFSGAVQAIVAGLDPAYGIVISGHTHRSYVCHLPDSAGEDTLVTSAGTNGQVVTDVTFTVSRATGTIVSASADNDLAINGVQNPDGTWQVQNGVPVRNPALVDPAAKVIADKYRAAVAPIANRVVGSITADIPRDNNAAGESALGDVIADGMMARSASAAPDFAFMNPGGIRAALSYAASPGGEAPGQVTYGEAFTVQPFNNLVVTRTYTGAQVKDVLEQQFAGWAGQTTTKVLQVSAGFTYSYDATLPLGGRVSDIRLNGVPLDPAGTYRVTMNDFLAAGGDSFTSLRVGTNPVYQPGFDVDSLTAYLATGPIAPGPQNRITKLG; the protein is encoded by the coding sequence GTGCCTCACCTCACCTCCACCGCCCGGCGCCGCCTCGGCGCCGCCGGCACCGCCGTAATCGCCGTCCTCGCCCTCGGCCTGCCACCCACCTCGGCGCACGCCGCCCCGCCGGGTGCACAGCCCGCCGCCTCTCCCACCGCAGTGGGCAAGCTGCTCGCCTTCAACGACTTCCACGGCGCCATCGACCCACCGGTCGGCAGCAGCGGCACCGTGGCCGGCGTCCCGGCAGGGGGCGTGGAGTACCTCGCCCACGAGGTCAAGCGGCTGCGGGCCCAGGCCCAGCTGGAGACCAAGGACGTCTACACCGTCGCGGCCGGCGACCTGGTCGGCGCGAGCCCGCTGGTCAGCGCGGCCTTCCACGACGAGCCGGCGATCGAGGAGATGAACGCGCTCGGTCTGGACGTGACCAGCGTGGGCAACCACGAGTTCGACGAGGGCGTCGACGAGCTGCTGCGGCTGCAGAAGGGCGGGTGCCACCCGACGGACGGCTGCCAGGACGGTGACGGGTTCGCCGGCGCCGACTTCCCGATGCTGGCCGCGAACGTCGTGCGCAAGAGCAACGGCAAGCCGATCCTGCCGGCCTACAAGGTGCGCAAGGTCGGCGGCGTCCCCGTCGGCTTCGTCGGCATGACGCTGGAGGGCACGCCCAGCATCGTCAACCCCAACGGCATCACCTCGGTGGACTTCCTCGACGAGGTCGAGACCGCGAACCGGTACGCCGCCGAGCTGCGCACCCAGGGCGTGAGGTCGATCGTGCTGCTGCTGCACGAGGGCGGCCAGCAGACCTCGACCGACGTCGACCGCTGCGACGGGTTCAGCGGAGCCGTCCAGGCCATCGTCGCCGGCCTCGACCCGGCGTACGGCATCGTGATCAGCGGCCACACCCACCGCTCCTACGTCTGCCACCTGCCCGACTCGGCGGGCGAGGACACCTTGGTGACCAGCGCGGGGACCAACGGCCAGGTCGTCACCGACGTCACCTTCACCGTCAGCCGCGCCACCGGCACGATCGTGTCGGCCAGCGCCGACAACGACCTCGCGATCAACGGCGTGCAGAACCCCGACGGGACCTGGCAGGTGCAGAACGGTGTCCCGGTGCGCAACCCCGCCCTCGTGGACCCCGCAGCGAAGGTGATCGCGGACAAGTACCGAGCCGCCGTCGCCCCCATCGCCAACCGCGTCGTCGGCTCGATCACCGCCGACATCCCCCGTGACAACAACGCCGCCGGCGAGAGCGCCCTCGGCGACGTGATCGCCGACGGGATGATGGCCCGCTCCGCCTCGGCCGCCCCCGACTTCGCGTTCATGAACCCCGGCGGCATCCGGGCGGCCCTGAGCTACGCGGCCAGCCCCGGCGGGGAGGCACCCGGCCAGGTCACGTACGGCGAGGCGTTCACGGTCCAGCCGTTCAACAACCTCGTCGTGACCCGCACCTACACCGGGGCCCAGGTCAAGGACGTCCTCGAGCAGCAGTTCGCCGGGTGGGCGGGCCAGACGACCACCAAGGTCCTCCAGGTCTCCGCAGGCTTCACCTACAGCTACGACGCGACGCTGCCGCTCGGCGGCCGGGTCAGCGACATCCGGCTCAACGGCGTCCCGCTCGACCCCGCCGGGACCTACCGGGTGACGATGAACGACTTCCTCGCCGCCGGCGGCGACTCGTTCACCTCGCTCCGGGTCGGCACCAACCCCGTCTACCAGCCCGGCTTCGACGTCGACTCGTTGACGGCCTACCTCGCCACGGGACCGATCGCGCCCGGGCCGCAGAACCGGATCACCAAGCTGGGCTGA
- a CDS encoding trypsin-like serine protease, translating to MRARLLALAVAALAGLGLVVPTSPASASTGGTVDGDTHPNVAMIAFYDADGRFRCSATLVSPTVLVTAAHCTSGTLGKTLVTFDSVVAEAPPSPLPVASDVTAGYTDADITGAGYLSGTAYTHPNYSNFTDLDNWNDVGVIVLDHAVTIAPAPLAALNAADAIKQPRKTLFTAVGYGTEVRQADTGSQKPTPMSYPIIRRYVQMPGQKITPQIIQTNGNENDPFGTGGTCFGDSGGSLWLNGKVVGVTSYGYTQNCRYLDGYQRIDIPVVADWLAGFLG from the coding sequence ATGCGCGCTCGTCTCCTGGCCCTCGCCGTCGCCGCCCTGGCCGGCCTGGGTCTCGTCGTCCCGACCTCGCCGGCGTCGGCCAGCACCGGTGGCACCGTCGACGGTGACACCCACCCCAACGTCGCGATGATCGCGTTCTACGACGCCGACGGCCGGTTCCGCTGCTCGGCGACGCTGGTCAGCCCGACCGTCCTGGTCACCGCCGCCCACTGCACGTCGGGCACCCTCGGCAAGACCCTTGTCACCTTCGACAGCGTGGTCGCCGAGGCGCCGCCCTCACCGCTTCCCGTCGCCAGCGACGTCACCGCCGGCTACACCGACGCCGACATCACCGGGGCCGGCTACCTGTCCGGCACGGCGTACACGCACCCGAACTACAGCAACTTCACCGACCTCGACAACTGGAACGACGTGGGCGTCATCGTGCTCGACCACGCCGTCACCATCGCGCCGGCCCCGCTCGCCGCGCTCAACGCCGCGGACGCCATCAAGCAGCCGCGCAAGACCCTGTTCACCGCGGTCGGCTACGGCACCGAGGTGCGCCAGGCCGACACCGGCTCGCAGAAGCCCACGCCGATGAGCTACCCGATCATCCGCCGTTACGTGCAGATGCCGGGCCAGAAGATCACGCCGCAGATCATCCAGACCAACGGCAACGAGAACGACCCGTTCGGCACCGGCGGCACCTGCTTCGGTGACTCGGGTGGCTCCCTGTGGCTCAACGGGAAGGTCGTCGGCGTGACGTCGTACGGCTACACCCAGAACTGCCGCTACCTCGACGGCTACCAGCGCATCGACATCCCCGTCGTCGCCGACTGGCTGGCCGGCTTCCTGGGCTGA
- a CDS encoding amidohydrolase family protein yields the protein MTEDRSADVRGVRGFWEPLGLPGLFDVHTHFLPPNIQRAVWRVFDEAGPKIGRPWPIRYRDSHEERLELLRSFGLRAFPTHPYAHKPGVASYLNDWSRDFAATAPEVLRSATFYPEPEAEEYVAQLVDDGVRIFKIHLQVGEFVADDPLLDPVWGVLEDAGTPVTVHAGSGPVGNEFTGPDSVARLLRRFPRLRLVIAHMGAPEYDDFLVLAEQHDNVHLDTTMVFTDFFDRDGSYPRELLPRVRDLQPKVLLGSDFPTIPYPYHHQLEGLARLELGDDWLRDVCWHNAVRLFGPPTADS from the coding sequence GTGACTGAGGACCGATCCGCGGACGTCCGCGGGGTGCGGGGGTTCTGGGAGCCGCTCGGGCTGCCCGGGCTGTTCGACGTGCACACGCACTTCCTGCCGCCCAACATCCAGCGGGCCGTGTGGCGGGTCTTCGACGAGGCCGGACCGAAGATCGGTCGACCCTGGCCGATCCGCTACCGCGACTCGCACGAGGAGCGGCTCGAGCTGCTGCGGTCCTTCGGCCTGCGCGCCTTCCCGACCCACCCCTACGCCCACAAGCCGGGTGTGGCGTCGTACCTCAACGACTGGTCGCGCGACTTCGCGGCGACGGCTCCCGAGGTGCTGCGCTCGGCGACGTTCTACCCCGAGCCCGAGGCGGAGGAGTACGTCGCCCAGCTGGTCGACGACGGGGTCCGGATCTTCAAGATCCACCTGCAGGTGGGGGAGTTCGTCGCCGACGACCCGCTCCTCGACCCGGTCTGGGGCGTCCTCGAGGACGCCGGCACCCCGGTGACCGTGCACGCCGGGTCGGGCCCGGTCGGCAACGAGTTCACCGGGCCGGACTCGGTCGCCCGGCTGCTGCGTCGCTTCCCGCGGCTGCGGCTGGTCATCGCCCACATGGGGGCCCCGGAGTACGACGACTTCCTGGTCCTCGCCGAGCAGCACGACAACGTTCACCTCGACACCACCATGGTCTTCACCGACTTCTTCGACCGTGACGGCAGCTACCCACGCGAGCTGCTGCCGCGGGTGCGGGACCTGCAGCCCAAGGTGCTGCTCGGGTCGGACTTCCCGACGATCCCGTACCCGTACCACCACCAGCTCGAAGGGCTGGCGCGCCTGGAGCTCGGCGACGACTGGCTGCGGGACGTCTGCTGGCACAACGCTGTCCGGTTGTTCGGGCCCCCGACCGCAGATTCTTGA
- the smpB gene encoding SsrA-binding protein SmpB, whose translation MAKKSGAKQEDASGRKLVASNKKARHDYHIEDTFEAGMVLQGTEVKSLRMGRASLVDGFVDIEGGEAWLHGVHIPEYAQGTWTNHAARRKRKLLLNRVEIDKIERKVSEKGHTVIPLSLYFVKGRAKVEIGLAKGKKSWDKRQAIAERTADREKQEAIGRRLKGMSD comes from the coding sequence ATGGCCAAGAAGTCGGGTGCGAAGCAGGAGGACGCGAGCGGGCGCAAGCTCGTCGCGTCCAACAAGAAGGCGCGCCACGACTACCACATCGAGGACACCTTCGAGGCCGGCATGGTGCTGCAGGGCACCGAGGTGAAGTCGCTGCGCATGGGCCGCGCCAGCCTGGTCGACGGGTTCGTCGACATCGAGGGCGGTGAGGCCTGGCTGCACGGTGTCCACATCCCCGAGTACGCCCAGGGCACGTGGACCAACCACGCCGCCCGCCGCAAGCGCAAGCTGCTCCTCAACCGGGTCGAGATCGACAAGATCGAGCGCAAGGTCAGCGAGAAGGGCCACACCGTCATCCCGCTCTCGCTCTACTTCGTCAAGGGCCGCGCCAAGGTCGAGATCGGCCTCGCCAAGGGCAAGAAGTCGTGGGACAAGCGGCAGGCCATCGCCGAGCGCACCGCCGACCGCGAGAAGCAGGAGGCGATCGGTCGCCGGCTCAAGGGCATGAGTGACTGA
- a CDS encoding peptidoglycan DD-metalloendopeptidase family protein, translating to MRFFPSAPWLRRALDRLPVWAHPQWLVTAVATLVAVAGLAVPLAHADDRDDLKDKQNHVKGEIASVKGDIHEASQKVAKIAQRLEKAKARLVSARSRLASVQADLANAQAAAATLATELSAAQDKLATARAALAQARADVAAQRDASRDTVIGIATSGDTRLALLAAYADAGSIEDVLMGETANDLVMGRQHDALVALVAAEDAMEQQRAAVRAARDEVAAAKKAADDNVATVQALVNQAAATTAEVEDLVAHNKGLRKEVVAAREADREALRRLEKREARIRQKIIELSKKQGGSYNGDTAGLLARPGPGPVTSPYGYRIHPIYGYWGLHNGTDFGTGCGAALWAGESGTVIDEYYDEIYGNRLYLAIGKVNGADIVLVYNHMSRYAVKEGAKVARGQVVGYSGSTGWSTGCHLHFIVMRNGETVDPMGYL from the coding sequence GTGCGCTTCTTCCCCAGCGCCCCGTGGCTGCGCCGTGCCCTCGACAGGCTGCCCGTGTGGGCCCACCCCCAGTGGCTGGTGACCGCCGTCGCCACCCTCGTCGCCGTGGCCGGGCTGGCCGTCCCGCTGGCCCATGCCGACGACCGCGACGACCTCAAGGACAAGCAGAACCACGTCAAGGGCGAGATCGCCAGCGTCAAGGGCGACATCCACGAGGCCAGCCAGAAGGTCGCCAAGATCGCCCAGCGGCTCGAGAAGGCCAAGGCCCGGCTGGTCAGCGCCCGTTCGCGGCTCGCCTCGGTGCAGGCCGACCTGGCCAACGCCCAGGCGGCCGCCGCGACGCTGGCCACCGAGCTGAGCGCGGCGCAGGACAAGCTGGCGACCGCCCGGGCCGCGCTGGCGCAGGCCCGCGCCGACGTCGCCGCCCAGCGCGACGCCAGCCGCGACACCGTCATCGGCATCGCGACGTCCGGGGACACCCGGCTCGCCCTGCTGGCGGCGTACGCCGACGCGGGCAGCATCGAGGACGTGCTGATGGGGGAGACCGCCAACGACCTCGTGATGGGTCGCCAGCACGACGCGCTGGTCGCCCTCGTCGCCGCCGAGGACGCCATGGAGCAGCAGCGCGCCGCGGTCCGGGCGGCCCGCGACGAGGTCGCCGCCGCCAAGAAGGCGGCCGACGACAACGTCGCGACCGTGCAGGCGCTGGTCAACCAGGCCGCGGCCACCACGGCCGAGGTCGAGGACCTCGTGGCGCACAACAAGGGCCTGCGCAAGGAGGTCGTCGCCGCCCGTGAGGCCGACCGCGAGGCGCTGCGCCGCCTCGAGAAGCGCGAGGCGCGGATCCGGCAGAAGATCATCGAGCTGTCGAAGAAGCAGGGCGGCAGCTACAACGGCGACACCGCCGGCCTGCTCGCCCGCCCCGGCCCGGGCCCCGTGACGTCGCCGTACGGCTACCGGATCCACCCGATCTACGGCTACTGGGGCCTGCACAACGGCACCGACTTCGGCACCGGCTGTGGTGCGGCGCTGTGGGCCGGCGAGTCCGGCACCGTGATCGACGAGTACTACGACGAGATCTACGGCAACCGCCTCTACCTCGCGATCGGCAAGGTCAACGGGGCCGACATCGTCCTGGTCTACAACCACATGAGCAGGTACGCCGTGAAGGAGGGTGCGAAGGTCGCCCGCGGCCAGGTGGTCGGGTACTCCGGCTCCACGGGCTGGTCGACCGGCTGCCACCTGCACTTCATCGTGATGCGCAACGGCGAGACCGTCGACCCGATGGGCTACCTGTAG
- the ftsX gene encoding permease-like cell division protein FtsX, translated as MQLRYVFTELRTGLRRNLSMHLAVILTLFVSLSLAGIGILVQREATVARDSLGDELKILVNLCTDDDPSHSPNCASGEVTADQQQRIEKEIKGNDEVRSFAYQSKEEGFEKAKETLPESSYTGPDPIVTAEGWPAAYWVTLKTPERADGIISALEGLDGVSGIKDQRKALGQIFGIMTVLKYGSWIGAGFLLFAALLQVTNTIRLAALARRREIAIMRLVGASTLYIALPFLLESLVAAIIGVALAAGVLAAFQHWGVDQALSDHVSFLPWVDWGDYTQALFGLFPPGIVLLGPALTLIPTLLLTRKYVKV; from the coding sequence ATGCAGCTTCGCTACGTCTTCACCGAGCTCCGCACCGGCCTGCGTCGCAACCTGTCGATGCACCTCGCGGTGATCCTCACGCTCTTCGTGTCCCTCTCGCTGGCCGGCATCGGCATCCTCGTCCAGCGTGAGGCCACGGTCGCCCGCGACAGCCTGGGCGACGAGCTGAAGATCCTCGTCAACCTGTGCACCGACGACGACCCCTCCCACAGCCCCAACTGCGCGAGCGGTGAGGTCACCGCCGACCAGCAGCAGCGGATCGAGAAGGAGATCAAGGGCAACGACGAGGTCCGCTCGTTCGCCTACCAGTCGAAGGAGGAGGGCTTCGAGAAGGCGAAGGAGACCCTCCCGGAGTCGTCGTACACCGGACCCGACCCGATCGTGACCGCCGAGGGCTGGCCCGCGGCGTACTGGGTCACCCTCAAGACCCCGGAGCGTGCCGACGGCATCATCAGCGCGCTGGAGGGTCTCGACGGCGTCTCCGGCATCAAGGACCAGCGCAAGGCGCTGGGACAGATCTTCGGGATCATGACCGTGCTGAAGTACGGCTCCTGGATCGGCGCGGGCTTCCTGCTGTTCGCGGCGCTGCTGCAGGTCACCAACACGATCCGGCTGGCGGCCCTGGCCCGCCGGCGCGAGATCGCGATCATGCGCCTGGTCGGCGCCTCGACGCTCTACATCGCGCTGCCGTTCCTCCTCGAGTCGCTGGTGGCCGCGATCATCGGCGTCGCCCTGGCTGCCGGCGTGCTCGCCGCCTTCCAGCACTGGGGGGTCGACCAGGCCCTGTCCGACCACGTGTCGTTCCTGCCGTGGGTCGACTGGGGCGACTACACCCAGGCGCTGTTCGGGCTCTTCCCGCCGGGCATCGTGCTGCTCGGCCCGGCGCTCACGCTGATCCCGACACTCCTGCTGACCCGCAAATACGTCAAAGTCTGA
- the ftsE gene encoding cell division ATP-binding protein FtsE gives MIRFEKVTKRYPGPGRPALDQVTLDIDKGEFVYLVGTSGSGKSTALRLVLRELRPTTGRVHVAGKEINRMAGWKVPRLRRQIGTVFQDFRLLPNKTVAENVAFAQQVIGKSRREIAKVVPETLELVGLKDKGDRMPDELSGGEQQRVAIARAFVNRPMILIADEPTGNLDPATSVGIMNLLGDINETGTTVVMATHDHGIVDQFTKRVIELDNGVVVRDEASGSYGFQH, from the coding sequence GTGATTCGCTTCGAGAAGGTCACCAAGCGCTACCCGGGCCCCGGTCGGCCGGCGCTCGACCAGGTCACCCTCGACATCGACAAGGGCGAGTTCGTCTACCTCGTCGGTACGTCGGGATCCGGCAAGTCGACGGCGCTGCGACTGGTGCTGCGCGAGCTGCGCCCGACCACGGGTCGGGTGCACGTCGCCGGCAAGGAGATCAACCGGATGGCCGGCTGGAAGGTGCCGCGGCTGCGGCGCCAGATCGGCACCGTCTTCCAGGACTTCCGGCTGCTGCCCAACAAGACGGTCGCGGAGAACGTCGCGTTCGCCCAGCAGGTGATCGGCAAGTCGCGGCGTGAGATCGCCAAGGTCGTGCCCGAGACGCTGGAGCTGGTGGGCCTCAAGGACAAGGGCGACCGGATGCCCGACGAGCTGTCCGGCGGCGAGCAGCAGCGGGTGGCCATCGCCCGCGCGTTCGTCAACCGCCCGATGATCCTCATCGCCGACGAGCCGACCGGAAACCTCGACCCGGCCACGTCGGTGGGCATCATGAACCTCCTCGGCGACATCAACGAGACCGGCACCACGGTCGTGATGGCCACCCACGACCACGGCATCGTCGACCAGTTCACCAAGCGGGTGATCGAGCTCGACAACGGCGTGGTCGTGCGCGACGAGGCGTCCGGCAGCTACGGCTTCCAGCACTGA